A genomic stretch from Cardiocondyla obscurior isolate alpha-2009 linkage group LG10, Cobs3.1, whole genome shotgun sequence includes:
- the LOC139106136 gene encoding odorant receptor 13a-like isoform X2, with protein MTNKKDIWKSRYYLILRTYMTISGTWPYRRLCDRYIHFIPTFIFSSSILIPQIMYVISGGDINNMIEGTTAAMISVIFSYKVATVMFSKNVKSCLKMIENDWLSLNTDEEKSILQYHTLHGQYLTTSYAVFMHMTQVFYLLKPVILTILETDVANSTKTSASSLPFFVDYGVDIDRFFYPITIHCYLAVFAHVFSTIAVDGLYCTLIQHACGMFSIIGHMLEDIGKNNNIHFDLTLNKTKDDDYKKALNCLRRHLQAIEFAELIEATFSHILLISVNLNVIGGSMTGIQMVMNLNKGARDAAAPMAIYIAQLVHIFLQFWQAQFLLDYSVIPYDSICRGNWYYTSKRCQRLFLLIMTRTVSPCKITAGKIITLSIEGFGTVLKTMMSYFTVLRSFQ; from the exons ATGACCAACAAGAAAGACATTTGGAAAAGTCGGTATTATCTCATCCTTAGAACTTATATGACCATATCAGGTACATGGCCATACCGCAGACTTTGCGACAGGTATATTCACTTTATACCGACGTTTATATTCTCCAGTAGTATTTTGATACCTCAG ATAATGTACGTAATATCTGGCGGAGACATCAATAACATGATAGAAGGTACAACAGCAGCGATGATCAGTGTAATATTCAGTTATAAAGTAGCGACTGTAATGTTTAGCAAAAAT GTAAAGTCTTGTCTTAAGATGATAGAGAATGATTGGCTGTCGTTAAATACTGATGAAGAAAAATCTATCTTACAGTACCACACTTTACACGGACAATATTTAACGACATCATATGCAg tttttatgCATATGACACAAGTGTTTTACTTGCTCAAACCAGTTATTCTGACGATCTTAGAAACCGATGTCGCGAATAGTACGAAAACGTCCGCATCGAGCTTGCCGTTCTTTGTCGACTACGGTGTGGACATAGACCGATTCTTCTACCCAATAACAATTCACTGTTACCTAGCCGTATTCGCTCATGTGTTTAGTACGATCGCCGTTGACGGTTTATATTGCACGTTAATTCAGCACGCTTGTGGGATGTTCTCTATCATTGG ACACATGCTAGAGGATATcggtaaaaataacaatattcaTTTTGATCTGACGCTGAACAAGACGAAAGACGACGATTACAAGAAAGCATTGAACTGTTTACGTAGGCATCTGCAAGCAATAGA GTTCGCAGAACTGATCGAAGCTACGTTCTCGCATATACTTCTGATAAGTGTTAACTTGAATGTGATTGGTGGAAGTATGACCGGTATACAG ATggtaatgaatttaaataaaggtGCTAGAGATGCAGCAGCGCCTATGGCAATTTATATTGCGCAACTCGTCCACATCTTTCTACAATTTTGGCAAGCACAGTTTCTGTTAGATTACAGTGTTATTCCATATGATTCTAT CTGTAGAGGAAACTGGTATTACACTTCGAAAAGATGTCAAAGgcttttccttttaattatgACTAGAACTGTATCACCGTGTAAAATAACTGCCGGTAAAATCATAACTTTGTCAATCGAAGGCTTCGGCACA gTTCTAAAAACGATGATGTCTTATTTTACGGTTCTACGTTCCTTCCAGTGA
- the LOC139106136 gene encoding uncharacterized protein isoform X1, whose amino-acid sequence MTNKKDIWKSRYYLILRTYMTISGTWPYRRLCDRYIHFIPTFIFSSSILIPQIMYVISGGDINNMIEGTTAAMISVIFSYKVATVMFSKNVKSCLKMIENDWLSLNTDEEKSILQYHTLHGQYLTTSYAVFMHMTQVFYLLKPVILTILETDVANSTKTSASSLPFFVDYGVDIDRFFYPITIHCYLAVFAHVFSTIAVDGLYCTLIQHACGMFSIIGHMLEDIGKNNNIHFDLTLNKTKDDDYKKALNCLRRHLQAIEFAELIEATFSHILLISVNLNVIGGSMTGIQMVMNLNKGARDAAAPMAIYIAQLVHIFLQFWQAQFLLDYSVIPYDSICRGNWYYTSKRCQRLFLLIMTRTVSPCKITAGKIITLSIEGFGTVSKSHNDCFKIINLLIIPTSL is encoded by the exons ATGACCAACAAGAAAGACATTTGGAAAAGTCGGTATTATCTCATCCTTAGAACTTATATGACCATATCAGGTACATGGCCATACCGCAGACTTTGCGACAGGTATATTCACTTTATACCGACGTTTATATTCTCCAGTAGTATTTTGATACCTCAG ATAATGTACGTAATATCTGGCGGAGACATCAATAACATGATAGAAGGTACAACAGCAGCGATGATCAGTGTAATATTCAGTTATAAAGTAGCGACTGTAATGTTTAGCAAAAAT GTAAAGTCTTGTCTTAAGATGATAGAGAATGATTGGCTGTCGTTAAATACTGATGAAGAAAAATCTATCTTACAGTACCACACTTTACACGGACAATATTTAACGACATCATATGCAg tttttatgCATATGACACAAGTGTTTTACTTGCTCAAACCAGTTATTCTGACGATCTTAGAAACCGATGTCGCGAATAGTACGAAAACGTCCGCATCGAGCTTGCCGTTCTTTGTCGACTACGGTGTGGACATAGACCGATTCTTCTACCCAATAACAATTCACTGTTACCTAGCCGTATTCGCTCATGTGTTTAGTACGATCGCCGTTGACGGTTTATATTGCACGTTAATTCAGCACGCTTGTGGGATGTTCTCTATCATTGG ACACATGCTAGAGGATATcggtaaaaataacaatattcaTTTTGATCTGACGCTGAACAAGACGAAAGACGACGATTACAAGAAAGCATTGAACTGTTTACGTAGGCATCTGCAAGCAATAGA GTTCGCAGAACTGATCGAAGCTACGTTCTCGCATATACTTCTGATAAGTGTTAACTTGAATGTGATTGGTGGAAGTATGACCGGTATACAG ATggtaatgaatttaaataaaggtGCTAGAGATGCAGCAGCGCCTATGGCAATTTATATTGCGCAACTCGTCCACATCTTTCTACAATTTTGGCAAGCACAGTTTCTGTTAGATTACAGTGTTATTCCATATGATTCTAT CTGTAGAGGAAACTGGTATTACACTTCGAAAAGATGTCAAAGgcttttccttttaattatgACTAGAACTGTATCACCGTGTAAAATAACTGCCGGTAAAATCATAACTTTGTCAATCGAAGGCTTCGGCACAGTAAGTAAAAGCCACAACGATTGTTTTAAGATTATCAACCTTTTGATAATTCCAACGAGTCTCTAG